The following are encoded in a window of Mycoplasmopsis bovis PG45 genomic DNA:
- a CDS encoding adenylate kinase family protein, which translates to MVGDKKIKNLVFMGPPGVGKGTVASIIAQEYGLVHLSTGNIFRAEIASASELGKKVSSIVESGGYVPDDITNEIVARALENYNKSGKIVILDGYPRTLSQVEFLDSLPYFKYEVIELRASEELILKRLSGRRFCPNCKASFHIDFMPSSKGNICDKCGTPLITRKDDSPESIKNRLMVYKEQTGPLLDYYKNKVYVFEANNDPKALADLIVNSLTK; encoded by the coding sequence ATGGTAGGAGATAAAAAAATTAAAAACTTAGTTTTTATGGGGCCTCCTGGTGTTGGCAAAGGAACAGTAGCATCAATAATTGCTCAAGAGTATGGATTAGTTCACTTATCAACTGGCAATATATTTAGAGCTGAAATTGCTTCTGCAAGTGAATTAGGCAAAAAGGTATCTTCTATTGTAGAATCAGGTGGCTATGTTCCAGATGACATTACTAACGAAATAGTGGCAAGAGCTTTAGAAAATTACAATAAATCAGGTAAAATTGTAATCTTAGATGGCTATCCTCGTACGCTTTCACAGGTTGAATTTTTAGATAGTCTACCTTATTTTAAATATGAAGTAATAGAACTTAGAGCTAGTGAAGAGTTGATACTAAAAAGGCTATCAGGACGTCGTTTTTGTCCAAATTGTAAAGCAAGTTTTCATATTGATTTTATGCCTTCTTCTAAGGGAAATATTTGCGATAAATGTGGAACCCCATTAATTACTCGTAAAGATGATTCCCCTGAATCGATTAAGAATAGATTAATGGTTTACAAAGAACAAACAGGCCCATTATTGGATTATTATAAAAATAAGGTATATGTTTTTGAAGCTAATAATGATCCAAAAGCACTAGCTGATTTAATTGTTAATTCATTAACAAAGTAA
- the map gene encoding type I methionyl aminopeptidase, protein MVSIKSSREIELISKSCKILAEVKEILYDLVRPGVSLKELDRHAFNEIIKRGAKPAFKGLYGFPATACISVNDELIHGIPSNYVIKDGDIVKIDLGCDYHGYKSDSAFTKGVGKITESDSKIIEVAKLAFEAGLAAIKPGARVGDISYAIGQVIKNNNLYTPRDYTGHGIGKELHEDPYIPNYGKKGTGILLKDNMVICIEPMILQKSDRVYVKKDKWTVVSASGLNTAHYEHTVLIKNGKGVVLTKGI, encoded by the coding sequence ATGGTATCAATCAAAAGCAGTCGTGAGATTGAATTAATTTCTAAAAGCTGCAAGATCCTGGCAGAGGTCAAAGAAATTTTATATGATCTTGTAAGGCCAGGAGTTTCATTAAAAGAATTAGATCGTCATGCTTTTAATGAAATAATTAAAAGAGGAGCAAAACCTGCATTTAAAGGTTTATATGGTTTTCCAGCCACAGCTTGCATCTCTGTAAATGACGAACTTATCCATGGCATTCCCTCAAACTACGTTATTAAAGATGGTGACATTGTCAAAATTGACTTAGGATGCGACTATCATGGATATAAGAGTGACAGTGCCTTTACTAAAGGTGTTGGCAAAATTACTGAAAGTGATAGCAAAATTATTGAAGTAGCCAAATTAGCTTTTGAAGCGGGCTTAGCTGCTATTAAGCCAGGCGCAAGAGTTGGCGATATTAGTTATGCTATTGGTCAAGTAATTAAAAATAATAATTTATACACACCTAGAGACTACACTGGTCACGGCATAGGAAAAGAATTGCATGAAGATCCTTATATACCTAATTATGGTAAAAAAGGAACCGGCATCTTATTAAAAGATAACATGGTTATATGCATTGAACCTATGATTTTGCAAAAGTCTGACCGCGTATATGTTAAAAAAGATAAATGAACTGTTGTTAGTGCAAGCGGACTAAATACTGCTCACTATGAACATACAGTTTTAATCAAAAATGGTAAAGGTGTTGTGTTAACGAAAGGAATCTAA
- the infA gene encoding translation initiation factor IF-1 has translation MAKDAIKIRAKVKEIYSTDEYLVTLESGQDIKANISGKMRVNRIRILPGDEVDVELSPYNLQRGRITYRHNR, from the coding sequence ATGGCAAAGGACGCTATTAAAATTAGAGCAAAAGTAAAAGAAATATATTCAACGGATGAATATTTAGTAACTTTAGAAAGTGGACAAGATATTAAAGCTAATATCTCAGGTAAAATGCGTGTTAATCGCATAAGAATTTTACCTGGTGATGAAGTCGATGTTGAATTAAGCCCTTACAACTTACAAAGAGGGCGTATTACATATCGACACAATAGATAG
- the rpmJ gene encoding 50S ribosomal protein L36, which produces MKVRASVKRMCKDCRIIKRKGVIRVICSIPKHKQRQG; this is translated from the coding sequence ATGAAAGTTAGAGCTAGCGTAAAGAGAATGTGTAAAGATTGTCGTATTATCAAACGTAAAGGTGTTATAAGGGTAATTTGCTCTATCCCTAAACATAAACAAAGACAAGGATAA
- the rpsM gene encoding 30S ribosomal protein S13, which translates to MARILNIEIPNNKRVVISLTYIYGIGRTSAQEICAKAKIDENIRVKDLSEAQLSAIREIAKEYVTEGDLRREVSLNIKRLMEVKCYRGIRHRKGLPVRGQSTKSNARTRKGPRKTVAGKKSTK; encoded by the coding sequence ATGGCAAGAATTTTAAATATAGAAATCCCAAATAACAAGCGTGTAGTTATTTCATTAACATACATCTATGGTATTGGTAGAACAAGTGCACAAGAAATATGTGCAAAGGCAAAAATTGACGAAAACATCAGAGTTAAAGACTTATCAGAAGCACAACTTAGCGCAATTAGAGAAATTGCAAAAGAGTATGTCACAGAAGGCGATTTACGTAGAGAAGTTTCATTAAACATTAAGCGTTTAATGGAAGTTAAGTGCTACCGTGGAATCAGACACCGTAAAGGTCTTCCTGTTAGAGGCCAAAGCACCAAAAGTAATGCAAGAACTAGAAAAGGTCCTAGAAAGACTGTTGCTGGTAAGAAGTCAACTAAATAG